Proteins encoded in a region of the Paramagnetospirillum magneticum AMB-1 genome:
- the glyS gene encoding glycine--tRNA ligase subunit beta, with product MAEFLLEIFSEEIPARMQARAADDLRGMVSDGLAKNGITFDAARSYVTPRRLVLVIEGLPLAGPDVSEEKRGPRVSSPAQAMEGFLKSTGMTVEQLEQRDTGKGVFYFAVINRKGRPTAEVLREVTEGAMATFPWPKSQRWGANSIRWVRPIQSILALFDGSIVPVAFGPATAGDMTAGHRFLAPEPFRVKDFADYLSKLRHAKVMLDPVERRHAILAGAEGLAAAEGLQLKADDGLLAEVTGLVEWPVPLVGSIDDKFMDVPAEVLITSMRAHQKYFSLLKADGSLAPRFIVISNMETDDGGKAVVAGNQRVLRARLSDAKFFWDTDRKQRLEARLPKLAERTFYASLGTVADKVDRISALAGNIAGMIGADRAVAERAARLAKADLSTELVGEFPELQGLMGRYYALNDGETPEVADAIAAHYSPQGPGDSCPTAPVSVAVALADKIDSLVGFFAINEKPTGSKDPFALRRAALGIIRLVLENGLRLPLSQVIFLASGHYKANLVNSPGEVANDLLNFFADRLAVALKEKGVRHDLITAIFSLGGEDDLVRLLKRVEALGAFLDSDDGANLLIAYRRAANIVRIEEKKDGTIFSGYADIQLLRQDEEKALEHALSDVGQAVSNALVTEDFAAAMAALARLRRPVDAFFDKVTVNADEAPLRVNRLKLLAMIGSAMGRLADFSKVEG from the coding sequence ATGGCCGAGTTCCTGCTTGAAATCTTCTCCGAGGAAATTCCCGCCCGCATGCAGGCCCGCGCCGCCGATGACCTGCGCGGCATGGTCAGCGATGGTCTCGCCAAGAACGGCATCACCTTCGACGCGGCCCGGTCCTATGTCACGCCGCGCCGTCTGGTGCTGGTGATCGAAGGCCTGCCCCTGGCCGGTCCCGACGTGTCGGAGGAAAAGCGCGGGCCGCGCGTCAGCTCCCCCGCCCAGGCCATGGAGGGCTTTCTCAAGTCCACCGGCATGACGGTGGAACAGCTGGAGCAGCGCGACACCGGCAAGGGTGTGTTCTATTTCGCGGTGATCAACCGCAAGGGTCGTCCGACCGCCGAGGTTCTTCGGGAAGTGACCGAAGGCGCCATGGCCACCTTCCCCTGGCCCAAGAGCCAGCGCTGGGGCGCCAATTCCATCCGCTGGGTGCGTCCCATCCAGTCCATCCTGGCCCTGTTCGACGGCTCGATCGTGCCGGTGGCCTTCGGCCCGGCCACGGCCGGCGACATGACCGCCGGTCATCGCTTCCTGGCCCCCGAGCCGTTCCGGGTCAAGGACTTCGCGGATTATCTGTCCAAGCTGCGCCACGCCAAGGTGATGCTCGACCCCGTCGAGCGGCGCCACGCCATTCTGGCGGGGGCGGAAGGTCTGGCGGCGGCCGAGGGCCTTCAGCTCAAGGCTGATGACGGCCTGCTGGCCGAAGTCACCGGTCTGGTTGAGTGGCCGGTGCCGCTGGTGGGCTCCATCGACGACAAGTTCATGGATGTGCCGGCCGAGGTGCTGATCACCTCCATGCGCGCCCACCAGAAGTACTTCTCGCTGCTCAAGGCCGATGGCTCCCTGGCGCCGCGCTTCATCGTCATCTCCAACATGGAGACCGACGACGGGGGCAAGGCGGTGGTGGCGGGCAATCAGCGCGTGCTCCGCGCCCGCCTGTCCGACGCCAAGTTCTTCTGGGACACCGACCGCAAGCAGCGGCTGGAAGCCCGCCTGCCCAAGCTGGCCGAGCGCACCTTCTACGCCAGCCTCGGCACGGTGGCCGACAAGGTGGACCGGATCTCGGCCCTGGCCGGCAACATCGCCGGCATGATCGGCGCCGACAGGGCCGTGGCGGAACGGGCGGCCCGGTTGGCCAAGGCCGATCTCTCCACCGAACTGGTGGGCGAATTCCCTGAGCTACAGGGCCTGATGGGGCGCTATTACGCGCTCAACGACGGCGAGACGCCCGAGGTGGCCGATGCCATCGCCGCCCATTACTCACCCCAAGGGCCGGGCGATTCCTGCCCCACCGCGCCGGTATCCGTGGCCGTGGCCCTGGCCGACAAGATTGATTCCCTGGTGGGATTCTTCGCCATCAACGAGAAACCCACGGGTTCCAAGGACCCCTTCGCGCTGCGCCGCGCCGCGCTGGGCATCATCCGTCTGGTGTTGGAGAACGGCCTGCGCCTGCCGCTGTCCCAGGTCATTTTCCTGGCCTCGGGTCACTACAAGGCCAATCTGGTGAATTCGCCGGGCGAGGTGGCCAACGATCTGCTGAACTTCTTCGCCGACCGCTTGGCGGTGGCGCTGAAGGAAAAGGGCGTGCGTCATGACCTCATCACCGCCATCTTCTCCCTGGGGGGCGAGGATGATCTGGTCCGCCTGCTGAAGCGGGTCGAGGCCCTGGGCGCCTTCCTGGACTCCGACGACGGCGCCAACCTGCTGATCGCCTATCGTCGCGCTGCCAATATCGTGCGCATCGAGGAGAAGAAGGACGGGACGATCTTCTCGGGTTACGCCGACATCCAACTGCTGCGCCAGGACGAGGAGAAGGCGCTTGAGCACGCCTTGAGCGATGTCGGCCAGGCAGTGAGCAATGCCCTGGTCACCGAGGATTTTGCCGCCGCCATGGCGGCCCTGGCCCGCTTGCGCCGCCCGGTGGACGCCTTTTTCGACAAGGTGACGGTCAATGCCGACGAGGCGCCCCTGCGCGTCAACCGCCTGAAGCTGCTGGCCATGATCGGCTCGGCCATGGGCCGGCTGGCCGACTTCTCCAAGGTGGAAGGCTAG
- a CDS encoding glycine--tRNA ligase subunit alpha: MGIVGTKKPSFQSLILTLQAFWAEQGCVILQPYDMEVGAGTFHPATTLRALGPDHWKCAYVQPSRRPKDGRYGENPNRLQHYYQYQVLLKPSPPNAQELYLESLRRLGVDPLAHDIRFVEDDWESPTLGAWGLGWEVWCDGMEVTQFTYFQQVGGIECDPVAVELTYGLERLAMYIQGVENVYDLDFNGDGVTYGDVFLQAEKEYSAHNFEHADTDMLLQHFLDAEKECKNLLEKGVALPAYDQCIKASHRFNLLDARGVISVTERQAYIGRVRALAKACCEGWLASRTTGKEG, encoded by the coding sequence ATGGGCATTGTCGGGACCAAGAAGCCGAGCTTCCAAAGCCTGATCCTCACCTTGCAGGCCTTCTGGGCCGAGCAGGGCTGCGTCATCCTCCAGCCTTACGACATGGAGGTGGGCGCCGGGACCTTCCATCCGGCCACCACGCTGCGCGCGCTGGGTCCGGACCATTGGAAGTGCGCCTATGTCCAGCCGTCGCGCCGTCCCAAGGACGGCCGCTATGGCGAGAACCCCAACCGGCTGCAGCATTACTACCAGTATCAGGTGCTGTTGAAGCCCTCGCCGCCCAATGCCCAGGAACTGTACCTGGAAAGCCTGCGGCGCCTGGGCGTCGACCCGCTGGCCCATGACATCCGCTTCGTCGAGGACGACTGGGAGAGCCCGACGCTGGGCGCCTGGGGCCTGGGCTGGGAAGTGTGGTGCGACGGCATGGAGGTGACCCAGTTCACCTATTTCCAGCAGGTGGGCGGCATCGAATGCGACCCCGTCGCCGTGGAGCTGACCTACGGCCTGGAGCGCCTGGCCATGTATATCCAGGGCGTCGAGAACGTCTATGACCTGGATTTCAACGGCGACGGCGTCACCTATGGCGACGTGTTCCTGCAGGCGGAAAAGGAATATTCCGCCCATAATTTCGAGCATGCCGACACCGACATGCTGTTGCAGCACTTCCTCGACGCCGAGAAGGAGTGCAAGAACCTGCTGGAGAAGGGCGTGGCCTTGCCCGCCTACGACCAGTGCATCAAGGCGAGCCATCGCTTCAACCTGCTGGACGCCCGCGGCGTGATCTCGGTCACCGAGCGCCAGGCCTATATCGGCCGCGTCCGTGCCCTGGCCAAGGCCTGCTGCGAAGGCTGGCTGGCTTCCCGCACCACCGGAAAGGAGGGCTGA